The window CCTGCGTCTTTTGTAGCTTGACGTTGAGCATCTGTAAAGTATGCAGGAACTGTAATAACAGCTTGTTTTACAGGTTCGCCCAAGTAAGCTTCTGCATCAGCTTTGATTTTTTGAAGAATCATTGCAGAAATTTCTTGAGGAGTATAAGATTTACCTTCTACAGTTACTTTGTAGTCTGTACCCATGTGACGTTTAATAGAAATGATTGTATTTTCTGGGTTAGATACAGCTTGACGTTTAGCCAATTGACCAACTAAACGTTCTCCATTTTTTGCAAACCCAACAACGGAAGGAGTTGTACGTGCACCTTCTTGATTTGTAATAACCGTAGGTTCGCCGCCTTCCATAACAGCAACACAAGAGTTTGTTGTCCCTAAATCAATACCAATTACCTTTGCCATAATATATACCTCCTAAAACTTTATAATCTATTCAACAACTTTTACCATTGCTGGACGTATACAACGACCATCAACAGTATAGCCAGTTTGCAAAACTTCACACACCGTATCGGATTCATATTCATCTGACGGTACACGCATAATCGCTTGATGGAAATTTGGATCAAATGGTTGACCCATAGCTTCAATAACAGCTAAACCATGTTTAGATAACATAGCCATCAAATTTTGATGAATCATAATGAATCCATCGAGGAATACTTTTGCTTCCCCTTCTGCAGGACTTTGAACGGCCCGTTCAAAGTTATCCAATACAGGAAGAAGGTCCGTTAATACATCCCCTTTTACATATCCAGCAAGTTGCTCTTTTTCCTGGTTAGTACGACGTTTGAAATTTTCAAAGTCCGCTTGTAACCGTTTATAGCGATTATCAAAGTCGGCTTTAAGTTCTTCTAACACTTGAGCAGCATCAGCCACAGCTTCTTCAGTTTTTTCAACAGTT of the Veillonella parvula genome contains:
- the grpE gene encoding nucleotide exchange factor GrpE encodes the protein MAEEQDIKQETVEETEDTTNVEEPTVEKTEEAVADAAQVLEELKADFDNRYKRLQADFENFKRRTNQEKEQLAGYVKGDVLTDLLPVLDNFERAVQSPAEGEAKVFLDGFIMIHQNLMAMLSKHGLAVIEAMGQPFDPNFHQAIMRVPSDEYESDTVCEVLQTGYTVDGRCIRPAMVKVVE